The stretch of DNA aaaaaaaacacCAAATAGGTAACATCCATCACAAACATGACAAATATTAAAAGATCTAGTAATAAGAGTATCTTGGTTTGCTTTGGGAATCCATAGTTACAAACTCTAAGAAAGTATTGTTTAGGAAGCAAGAGCAACAGAATTCTGGCTTGGAACAATTACCTGGCACATGTAAGTTGAAGCAAAATCATTGATTGCTGCTACCCCACAATGCAATTGGGAAGCTATTGCTATTGCACGTTTCTGATTCCCAGAAAATACAGCACAACCAAGACCATACTTTGAGTCATTTGCAAGTTTAATAACCTCTTCATCAGAACTAAATTTCATGATTGGGATGATTGGTCCAAAAGCCTGTATATAATTACAAATTATTTCTTAGGAACTAGATCATTGAATACATGGCAATGATTGAAAGATTTTAGCTACCTCTTCTTGCATCAATTTCATTGTATGATCAACATTCACTATAACAGTTGGAGGAAAAAACTGATCTACTGCATCTTCCAAATGGCCAAAGCTTCCTCTACCTGCAATTTCTGCTCCTTTGTCTTGTGCATCAGTCACAAGATTTTGAAGCTTCTCAGAGTGTTCTTGCATACATATAGCACCCATATCATATCTTCCAGCTAGTGGAGGGCCCTAAAATAGATGGTCAAACAAGTGAAACGAATTATTCTCTTATAAATACGGCCAGTCATCTCATAGAATTATTCTCTTTTAAACACGGAAACAATAGCCAACCAAAATCAAAGCATCTAACTCTTGTGCTGCATAATCCAAAATGATAATTCAGGTTGGTTATATAACTTTTGCGGTCAGAGACGACCTATAATATATATCAGACACTGCCCAGGAACACCCATCAAGTAGTAGAAAATCGACTTCTAAATTCAGAGATTATTTCTAAGCTGAAATAAAAATGGCATTGATGTAGTAATGCAAAGAATCATCTAAGCATTATACTTGAAACCACTCTACTTATTTTTGCTTGCGAATTAGAGGACAGTATTAATGCTGGAGATACGAAAGCAAGAACAAGGGTAAGTAGGAAGGCATTCTAAAAGAAATATTGAGAACTAGAAACTGAACACATTATAAGAAAAGATACCGACTCATGAATCAGTTCAAGATCATAAGATCATGTTCACCTTCTGCAACCACAGAGAATTTATCTAAGCTCAGTGATATATCTTTCTTCTGCAATGTTTCTGATTCATAATCACAAATACTGATTATGAAGTGGAAATCTTTGCCGAACCAAATCTAGAGCGATACATCTTACGACTTTTTTACAGGATTTTGTGCATTTTACCCTAGAAGATTGAGAATAAAAAAGTTGGAGAGGAAAAAACATAAGGGGAAAAAAATGaccaaagaggagagagagagagagagagagagagagagaggatctgcAAAGTGCAAAACAATTGCAGATATGTTAAACAGAGGACCTCCAAATTACCTGTGTCCTGCAATGCTCTGGCCCAACCAATCATGACACTATGATATAAGAATAATCTTTTTTAGATGGACATGAGCTGAGGCTTATTAGTCTAACTAAAACAGCCTCAGTAAGTCAGACATGTCTAAGGAATACATGAGAATTAGGTCCACCACTGGAGTGCATAGTTTGCATTTCAGTTAAATATCAGGTCAAGGTACCAAAACAACAAAACACATTTTACAGAACTGGTGCTTTCAGCACCACCTAGTTCAAATTCCAGACTATTCTCTCACACCAAGAACTTTTAGCAATCTCAAATCACATAAATTCTGGTATTGCTTGAAACCATCGTTTTTTTCTTCCCTGCATCAGTAACTTATGCCGCAGATGAAGAGAATGATATAGACATCCCAATTCAACTTTCTTAAGAGTCCAGTTGTTACAATACAGCAAAAGCAAGCACCTTCATTCTTGGATGCTCATGATTATCTCCCTTCTTCTGATCAGTCATTTAACATGCCTATAAAAGTTATCCTTATTTCACTTCGTTTGAGGGAAAACATTAGAAGTcaaatgaatgaaaaagatgcatcATCATCTGTTTTTTGCTGAGCAAGAAAGGTTCTACTTACAACAGAAATTGATTTCACGAGTTTGACTATTTGAGCAACAAAAGCAGTATAGATGTCTTTATGGACATAGAATCTTTCAGCACCAGCACAATTTTGTCCACTGGATTGAAGAGCACCCCTCATGGCAACTTGCACAACCTAAAACCTCAAAATAATTGTAAACAGAAAATTAGGGACTTCGGCCGTTGGCAAACAATGCTTCACTTCAAAAGGAATTATAAGTTATGGAAAGATGTACAAAAACAGCATAAGATTTCTTCAAATAGCACaagtaaaattaaattttcaTACGGTAGCCAAGTCTACGTCTTCGCACACTATAAACGCATCTTTCCCACCAAGCTCGAGTGTGACTGGTATTAAGGTTTCAGAAGCCTTCTGCATGATCTGAAAGAAAAAGTAAAATGAAAATTATAGATAGGGTAACTAAATGAAAACATAAGACATAATACTTTAAGCCCATAATTTTTAGTTAATGAACCTGAAACACATATGGTTCATTTATGATTTTTCCCTTTAACATTTATACAAGAAATGTTGACCAGAAGCCTATAATCCTAGGACAAagaatgatgatgcacaaattgaACAATCACTAAAACCAAGTTTGATCCTACCATCACCATCTATCAGGGCAAATTTCCAGGTTCTACTTCTATGAATAAGAACAAAGAACCAATGAGAGAATTAACAAATATTTCATGTGTTGACTATCGTCAACTCAATTTATTGTATTAATTAGCAACACTTGTGAGCACCTatgcttaaagaaaaaaaaaacatgtatttCTTTACAGAATCCATCATGTTACTTAATAATAGAGCTGATAAGGCAGTGAGATGGCAGAGTTATGAATAATAAAACATGCCTAggaaaatgtgcaggattaagatTATGCTTAGGTTACAAAGCAAGAGAAGCACATCTAGTCATTGACAGCTAGTAAGGACAATGAGGAGaggacatgaattccttctttatCAACTAACAGGAAATCAGAATAACAAAAATATTAGCAGCAGAAACATATGGAGCTATGCTCAAATATGAAAATAAGTTACACATTAGGTAAGTAAGACAAGTGAATGAAAAAATAGCCAACTACTAGCAGTGGCAAGGTATTACCATCTTGCCCACACCAGGTGACCCAACAAAGATAATTTTGTCAACTGAAGATACAAGAGCTTGTCCAGTTTCTGCATATCTGGAGGTAAAAAGCTGCAGCATTAGAATCAATATGGATGTGATTCGCTTTCATCACACCTACAAATTCCTCAAAGTACATGGATACCCTGTTATTATGTGAACCAGATTATCTGGAGCTCCAACAGCAGCAAGAGCAGCTTGAATGATTCGGAAATAGAAGCACCCAGACCAACTTGCATGCTCTGAAACCTGCAAGTCTCTTTTCCATTTCAGGCAAATGAAAATTTCTGTAACAAGAACTTGGAGATATAATTAACTTGCTAAGTGCAGACTTTATCCTGGTTACAAAGACTGGTAAGATGATATATGATGGCCCAGTTCAAAACATTATCAAGGAAGGTACCAATCAAACAATTTCAATAACCCACTTCAGATTAACATCAATTACAGCACGTACAAGAACGCAAGACAGATGTGTCATTTGCATTTAGAGATCAACATAAATAAACAAGGATTAGACTGAACTGCATTCTATCTTAACAAGCATTTACCTTAAATACGTTTCATCCAGAATGATCCTGTTCCTGGGCATGAAGCACCAAAACTTTCTAGAGCAAGAAGTCCGATAGACTTATATCAATGACCATCCATCTCAAGTCATTAAAGAGATAAAAAGGAAAACCAATCAACCCATGCATCAACTTTAGTCATatggcatgtctttcttctaaaaGCTTAAAAACGCTAAAATACAGAAGCCCCAAAACCCAGATACACTATTGTGTTTATGAAAAATGAAAACACCACATTGTCAAAAATAGAAGTTACTGCAGAACCATGTTGACTATTATCATCAACTGTGACAAAAGTTGAAGGAAACTTCATGTGCTTCACTTTCGGCACAGAACaagttttctcttttttcttgttgCGATGTGATCATTTTTCTGGGACAAGGAAGCCTAGAAATAAAGGCCAAAATTTCATACCATCCAAAACAGAAATGTGATAGAGTCAAAAAGAATATTTAAGTTTTCAAGGCAAAGCATACACTGTaggcattttaaaaatattatggtaACAGAAGAATTTCTGAAATATACTACATTGCACTTCTGGTATGTTATTTCAAATAAAAAAGGAAGGGACAACAAACTAACTCAACTAATATACCTTTATCACTGCAGCATTTCCAGAGAACACTGCTGCAAGCATGGGATTGAATACATTGTGGAACGGATAATTCCAAGAAACAATAGCTCCAATTACCCCAAGGGGATGGAATTCCACTTTTGCTCTCTTGTGCAACATTGATCGTCCCGAAGACCTGGAATTAGAAATTAATTTgaaaataaatcataaatattgtgCACTTCTTTTGTTAATATCTTAATTCATTCCTTTCAGATAAAGTTGCTTTATATGACAATCCTGTCAGTGACAATCAACTACACTATTCCCATGTACAAGGAACAGAGTCAAATTACTCTGTTGTCCAACCTGAAACAAGGTACATTATTCCTGGCAACTATGGCTTTACAATTCAGACAACATTCGTCTAACCCCACTTGATCAGAAGACATAGGATTTATGTATGACTCCATACAAAAATATTTATCCTACATATCTATGTGACATACCAGTACTAGGTCCAAAGTGCACACAAGTGATCACTCAAGTGGGACCACAGGTAATACTCGTCAGACTCTTTTGTTACGTTTCCATTCTCTTACCACCTTGTGGGAACATGTTACAATGTTTCTGAAAATGCATGTAGGTCAGCTAAAGCTGCCGAGTGCACATGGTCCATCAGCTGACTGTCCGGCGCACAAGGTCCATGATACAAACCTTGGACACCTTGGTCACAAAGGAACCACCTTGCCCTCTACTTGCAGGTGATAAAATATATGATATGACAGAAGCATATACATGATGGCATGTGGATTAATATCTAAGCATATGCATGGGTTCAGATAGCAATCCACACCGATCACAGAAACCAGTGTTCTAGAGaccaattattttattatttgctaAGGAATGAGAAAATACAGTTGACCAATGATAAAAGAGTAAATGCTTCTCCAGTTTGGCTATGGATATGGATACTGTGCAGTTGCATATATTATAGCCTAATTTCATGTTTAGCAGAGATATTTAAAGGTCAAGGTCAAAATCTAAACGTCTTTCTAATAGGAGTAATTAGATCATTTTGAGGCAAGAAATTACTGGGATATGCAGAGGATAAATGCTGACATCTTGATCTTAAAGCCAGATTTGACTTTGAGTCAGCCAGAATATTTATCTATTGAGCCAAAATTATGTACACCATCGATCCTGTTCCATTTCTTTTGAGCTTTTCTCTCTTATTTCTCACTGAAGTTTGTTTATTCATTTCAAAACACAATGTATGGTATACAGGAACAAGGATGCTTTTGGCAATCACCCCTGCATGTTTTAGAACAATAACTTCTTTTGTCGACTGTCTTCATCAAATAGAAGAAACCAAAGCATTGTTTACCAGAGTAGAGATAGTCCACTTGGTTCTTTgttccaaaaataataataaaacatcaCAATCGCTGATGACGAAATAATTAACATGGTGCCACAAGACTCAAAGACTTTAGTGAATGCAAAATATAAGTGTGAAAAAAAGTTTATGACAAATATGAAATGAAAACtcaaattttaaaagaaaatgcTCATGCCAAAATAAAGCTGCATGATAGAACCTAGAACATGTTTGCATCAAAGAACCTGATCTTGAAAAAAAATTGCAATTTACATgaaaagcagagagagagagagagagagagagatatgcagCTTCAGTTGACTCAGATGATAATAACTAACCTGTATTCAGGCTTTAGCCATTTCTCACCCTCAGATAGAAGCCAAGTTATCTTTTCACATGTTGTCATTATCTCTCCTAAAGAAGCATCAACCATTGTCTTCCCAGTATCCCGAGAAGAGATCCTACGGAAAGCAAGCAATCATCCAGTTGTTGAATGCTTAAAGTCAATCCTTTCACAACGATAAAGAAAACTAGAGAATTTAAGGACTGAATGATGCTGTTAAATGACAAAGAATGTGTTCACAGCAGAATCCTCATGAAGATCTATGTTATCAACCATCCATAACCAATCAGAAATCTATGAGCCTGATAAAAATAAATCACCCTTATGCAAGTTTAATTACACAAATCCAAAAAGGTCAAAATTGATATAGTATGATATCAGCATAACCATTTAACATTTAAAAAAAGGTCCATAGCTCTTCATTAGGCTACAATGCCCTttataaattatatcatgttagatgttaTCGCCTTGGAATAAAACAGTAATACTCTTGAGGCTAGAAAGCAAGTACAAATCCACAGAAATCTCTGCTACATatcaaaaaattatgaaaaaaataacaAGAACTTTCACCCAAAGTTATTCCTCACTCGCATATAAGTTCCTGATGCTCAATTATGTACTTCAGAAGGATTCTTAGGAATTGACGTCTTTGACGAAAGCTGCTACTTGCCCATATCTTTTGTGCCTCTCTGGCTTGTGCAACATGCTCCTTAACCTGGTCAAATCATTGCAAAGGCACTTCTCAACAATTAcccaaaaaaaaagcaaaaaatagAGTTCCAAACTAATTTCATCAATAGTTGTAAAATATCAtgccaaaatatttaaatttagaaCCAACCTCAAGACGGAGAACCTTAGAAGTAGGAAATTAATGAGACATCAAATagcttgataaaaataataattatcagAAGTAAGAAGATAATTCTAAGGTCTAAAGCATGAGGACCTTATGAAACCAAAGTTCCTCCAGCCTAATTAATGGGAATAGGCAAATATCATAGTTGCAACTGAAGCAAACATCAAAATGTGAACTGATATGATCTAGCTGAAGAAAAATCCGAATACAACAAACATGCTAAATTCATCAAAATCCACAAATGCAGATAGGAGTAAGGTCTTCAGTTCCAACTTGTAGCATTTTTTAGAATCATAGAGCTTGATGCCTCTACATAATAAAAGGTAAATCACAAAAGTTAAACCACTAACTCGATAAGGTAAAAGTTCCAAAGTCCATTCCATCAAGAAAAATGAGTAAAACATCTGCAGTTTTGGAAAAACAATGAAACATACATTGTTTGCCTTGAGAAAGCCTGATACAAATACGAATCAAAAATTGCTTTACATGAAGCAACTAATCTTGGTAGAGACGAATAGCAATTTGTTGAATTGAATACGTAAGCGGCATATAACCAACTGAGATACTTTATTTGATGAAATTACCACAATCCAGAATCATCATGCTCATGATATCAATGGATACATCTATGCAAAGAGGCCAACTTAGTCTCTGTTAGAAAGAAAAATCGAATTCATAAAGACAATGTGAAAAGCTATCCACTAATGGAATAGAAAGTTGCAAGATCAACCTCTTCTGGTGTCAAAGCTTCGCAAAAGCCAAGGTACTTCATGGTTGCTGGCTCGTAGCATTGAACCTTGTCTGCTTGGGCCATTTTCCCCTTCCTCGGTATCTGCAACAAATAATATACAGTATAAATATATCAAGATTCATATCTCTCTCAAGCGACCAAGAGATTTGATCAATAAACTTTATAAATGAGGCAAATCTTGACCAAGTTTGAAAAGCCAAAACAGGCTCAAATTAGTCGACTTCAATTTGGTAGTCTACTGATAGGACCCCATGCATAGAAGTAGCATCTCCACctcaaaatgataatattgcacatCGAACTTGTATTCTGCTCCTACCACAACTAACACATTTCGAATCCTTCCATGTTTATGAAACTTGACAGAACACCATAAGAACCACAATATCAAACCGGTAGAAGAACCACAAAATGCAAGTAAAATCAGCAGCATTTGGAGGTTCTCACGTATATGTAGCTGTTCTCCTTGGTCTGGCTCCCATCTTCCAGCACTGAATCAATAGGATCTCAGAAATCACAATCGATCCCCCGCAAGAGcagaaaagacaaaaaaaaaaacaagggaaACGGTCGCAGAAAGTACCATCGGACGCATCGACCTCGATCGAGGGGACGTTGTGGGGGATGAGCATGAAGAGGAAGCGGCAGACCGCGAATGCGACCCCGAGGACGACCAGGGGCCACCAGAACGCCATTGCCGGAGCTCGAAGCGGAGCTCCCGAGCGACGCAGCACACTGAATCAAAACCCTAGAATGACCGGGAAGTAGAGCGAGGCGTTGTTTCTTATGCGTCCCCTTCCGAGCCCACAATGACGCTTCTGTACCTGTAAAGCTTCGAGTATCAAACTACTTTCCACGAGGAGCTTTTAAGATATTTTGATATGTCTAATTCGGATATTGTAAATATTAAGACCGAAATGAAATAAATACTATCATTTTTAGATGAATTTTAAGTAATTAGGGAGACTGGTATAAGTTTGTTCTTTGACAGGGGGTTAACTGTAATTTTAGTTGTATAGAGATGCTACGGACGGTTAACGAGACGAGAGATTCGTTGTGTTTTAATGGCTT from Musa acuminata AAA Group cultivar baxijiao chromosome BXJ2-11, Cavendish_Baxijiao_AAA, whole genome shotgun sequence encodes:
- the LOC103970439 gene encoding aldehyde dehydrogenase 22A1 isoform X1, which produces MAFWWPLVVLGVAFAVCRFLFMLIPHNVPSIEVDASDVLEDGSQTKENSYIYIPRKGKMAQADKVQCYEPATMKYLGFCEALTPEEVKEHVAQAREAQKIWASSSFRQRRQFLRILLKYIIEHQELICEISSRDTGKTMVDASLGEIMTTCEKITWLLSEGEKWLKPEYRSSGRSMLHKRAKVEFHPLGVIGAIVSWNYPFHNVFNPMLAAVFSGNAAVIKVSEHASWSGCFYFRIIQAALAAVGAPDNLVHIITGYAETGQALVSSVDKIIFVGSPGVGKMIMQKASETLIPVTLELGGKDAFIVCEDVDLATVVQVAMRGALQSSGQNCAGAERFYVHKDIYTAFVAQIVKLVKSISVGPPLAGRYDMGAICMQEHSEKLQNLVTDAQDKGAEIAGRGSFGHLEDAVDQFFPPTVIVNVDHTMKLMQEEAFGPIIPIMKFSSDEEVIKLANDSKYGLGCAVFSGNQKRAIAIASQLHCGVAAINDFASTYMCQSLPFGGVKHSGFGRFAGVEGLRACCLVKSVVVDRWWPFIKTVIPKPIQYPVAENAFVFQESLVEALYGLNVWDRLRSLINVVKIISEQNPKSSNVKKSH
- the LOC103970439 gene encoding aldehyde dehydrogenase 22A1 isoform X2, coding for MAFWWPLVVLGVAFAVCRFLFMLIPHNVPSIEVDASDVLEDGSQTKENSYIYIPRKGKMAQADKVQCYEPATMKYLGFCEALTPEEVKEHVAQAREAQKIWASSSFRQRRQFLRILLKYIIEHQELICEISSRDTGKTMVDASLGEIMTTCEKITWLLSEGEKWLKPEYRSSGRSMLHKRAKVEFHPLGVIGAIVSWNYPFHNVFNPMLAAVFSGNAAVIKVSEHASWSGCFYFRIIQAALAAVGAPDNLVHIITGYAETGQALVSSVDKIIFVGSPGVGKMIMQKASETLIPVTLELGGKDAFIVCEDVDLATVVQVAMRGALQSSGQNCAGAERFYVHKDIYTAFVAQIVKLVKSISVSLPFGGVKHSGFGRFAGVEGLRACCLVKSVVVDRWWPFIKTVIPKPIQYPVAENAFVFQESLVEALYGLNVWDRLRSLINVVKIISEQNPKSSNVKKSH